GCAGCAGGAAAATGTAATCCTAAAAAGGATTCTATCTGTTCATCTTTAGACTCAGCGATTACAACGCCGCTATTGTCTGTCTCAAATCGATAGAGCATTACGCGATCGTATTGAGTTATTTTGCGAATTTCCTGAACCAGCAAGTCTGACATTTCGGTGAAGCTCTCTGCCTGTCTGACATTAGCTGCCGCAGATTTCGCCAAATGATAAAAACTAAAACTAGAATCAATATCTGTAGATAAAGGTTCTAATTCTAAAACCAGTAATCCATCAGAGCGATGCATTATTCCCTGAAATAAATACGTCTTCTTTTCTATTTGAACAGTTATTTTAGTTGGATTAAATATCCCCAAATCTTTTTGAGCAAGAAAAGACACTAGGGTATCAATTTGAGGCTTTGGAAATAGAGTGCTTAAATGCTTCCCAATCAATGAGCTAGCTGGAGTATTGAAAAAGTCAATTGTGTTGGCACTAATCTGAGCGATTGTCAGATCTAGCTCGTTGAAAGCTACCAAAATGCCATGTGGCTGAATATGCCCCAATAAATGAATCTGCTCGCGATCGCAGTTTTCGTAACCAAATGGGTTTGAAGCGTTAGGCGATATAGATTGTACTTCTATCATTTCTTACTCTTCCCACCTATATTTGCTTCACAGTTTATAAAATCATAATTATTTGTAGTCTTAATATTATAAGTTCAAATTTATTATCGCTAAAAGCTTATATAGTTATTAATAAAAACTATTGTAACTAGATCTAGGTTAATAAAAGCCAAAGAAGCTGATTCGCCCGCTTTGCGGGCGAATCAGCTTCTTTGGCTTTTATATTTAATTATGCCTATCTACTTAACTGGAGATGGTGAAGCTGGAGTAATTAGTCCGACTCATCTAAATTTTTAACTTTTTTCTGAAAACTATAGACAAAACGTCTCACATAGAGTTATGATTATTAATCGTGACTAAAAACAGAAACTAAGTGAAATAAGCCAATGCGTTTCCTTCCTTAAGTCTGAGTCACGCTTTGGTATAGCGACATAAAGAAAGTCAAAAGTCTTTTAAACCTATAACAACCAACCCAAGAGATTGAGTTTCTCACATCTAGTAGTTTGACTAGATATCTTCTGTAAGTCGTCTCGAAGTCCGTTAAACAGCCTTCAAAACCAATACTTCTTACTAAGATCGAAACCGATCTCTTTTGAGCCTGTCAAAAATCGGCAGAAATATTCTGCGCGAAAATTTGAAAGTCAAGCAAGCGGAGCTAATTTTAATGACTGTCGGAATTCTCGGCACAAAACTTGGGATGACCCAAGTATTCGATTCGGATGGCAACGCTGTTCCTGTAACCGTTGTCCTAGCAGGTCCCTGCACTATCACACAAGTCAAGACCGAAACCAAAGAAGGCTATAAAGCCATTCAAATTGGCTACGGTAAGACCCGCGAAAAGCTTCTTAGCAAGCCAGAACTGGGACATTTGAAAGTCTCAGGTGCTGAACCTGTTAAGCATCTTCGTGAGTATCGTCTTGATAATGTTAGTGATTTCACTATTGGTCAGACTCTAGATGTAAGTCAGTTCAAGGATGGCGACATCGTTGACGTGATTGGAACTAGCATCGGCAAAGGTTTTGCTGGTTACCAAAAGCGCCACAACTTTGCTCGCGGTCCAATGGCTCACGGTTCTAAAAACCACAGACAACCTGGCTCGACTGGAGCAGGTACAACCCCTGGTCGTGTATATCCAGGTAAGCGCATGGCTGGTCGTCTTGGCGGTAAGCAAATCACCGTGAAGAAGCTAACTATAGTCAAAGTCGATGCAGCGAACAATGTGTTGCTAATTAAAGGAGCAGTCCCTGGTAAACCTGGCGCATTGCTTAACGTCATTCCTACCGTAATTATCGGCAAGGCGAAATAAGGACTAAGTAGTTTGTTCGTGAGATCGAGAGAATATAAGTTATGCCTACAGTAATAGATTGGACAGGGAATGAAGTTGGTGAAGTAAGCCTTGAATTGCGTGTTGCCAAAGAAGCAAGTGCAAAAGGTTTAGTTCATCGCGCCCTTGTCAGACAGTTAGCCAATGCCCGTCAAGGCACAGCCAGCAGTAAGACTCGCGCTGAAGTCCGTGGTGGTGGTCGTAAGCCTTTTAGACAAAAGGGTACTGGTCGCGCCCGTGCTGGTTCGACTAGATCCCCACTCACTCGTGGTGGTGGTGCAATTTTTGGACCTAAGCCTAGAGACTACGAAACCAAGATGAACCGCAAGGAGCGTCGTCTTGCACTTCGTACCGCATTTATCAGTCGTTCATCAGATTTGATTATTGTTGAAGATTTTGCCGTAAATCTTGCTCAGCCTAAGACTAAGGAATTATGTCAAGCTCTTGAGCGTTGGGGTGTCACCGTTGGCAAAAAGACCCTGATCATCACTGATCGTAAAGAAGAAAACATTGTTTTGTCTGCGCGTAACATTCAAAACTTGCAGCTGATCGCTGCCGATCAGCTCAATATGTTCGACATTCTCAATTCTGAAAAGATTGTGGCAACCCGCTCAGCGATCGCCAAGATTCATGAAGTATATGGTGGCGACGCAAAGTTGGTAACTGAGATCGTAACCACGGTCGAAGACGCAGAATAACGGAATCTAAGTAGAAGAAAGAAACAACATGGCTAAGATCCCCACCGAGTTCGATCCCCGTCGCTTGCCCGACATCATTCGTCGCCCTTTGCTCAATGAAAAGGCAACCCGACAACTTGAAAGCAACAAATACACATTTGATGTTTTTCATGATGCTACTAAACCTGAGATCAAGGCAGCTATCGAAAGCCTTTTCTCAGTTACGGTCAAAAAAGTGAACACCCATAATCCACCCGCACAAGCGCGTCGTATTGGTAAGTTCGCAGGCAAACGCGCTCAAATCAAAAGAGCGATCGTCACCCTCGCAGAAGGCAGCAAAATCGATTTGTTCCCCGATGTGTAAGCAATAGCTTTTTACAAAAAAGGCAAAATCAGAGAACTGTTCTTTAACAAAATCAGACAATTATGGGCGTTCGTGCATATAAACCGTATACCGCTAGTACAAGACAAACTGTTGTCTCGGACTTCTCGGAAATCACCAAATCTGAACCCGAAAAGTCTTTAACTAGCCACGTCCATCGTAAAAGAGGACGCAATAATCGTGGTGTCATCACTAGCCGCAGACGTGGCGGTGGTCACAAGCGTTTATATCGGATCATCGATTTCAAACGCAACAAGCGTGACATCATCGCTGAAGTAATTGCGATCGAGTACGATCCTAACCGCACCTCTCGGATTGCTCTTCTCCAGTACGAAGATGGCGAAAAGAGATATATCCTCGCACCGAAAGGTATTTCTGTCGGCAACAAAATCCTAGCTGGCTCAAGCAACGTTCCCTTTGAAATCGGTAACGCGATGCCATTGGTAAACATCCCCCTTGGTACGATTGTTCACAACGTGGAACTAGTTCCTGGTAAGGGTGGACAAATTGTGCGATCGGCTGGAGCTGGTGCTCAAATTGCAGCAAAAGAAGGTGATTTCGTTACCCTTAAGCTTCCTTCTAGCGAAGTTCGCTTGATTCGTAAAGATTGTTTTGCCACCATTGGACAAGTTGGTAACCTCGATCATAGCAACACCAGTCTTGGTAAGGCGGGTCGTAGCCGTTGGTTGAACCGTCGTCCGAAAGTCCGTGGTATGGCGATGAACCCCATCGATCACCCCCATGGTGGTGGTGAAGGTTGCGCTCCAGTTGGACGTAGTGGCCCTGTTACGCCTTGGGGTAAGCCAACCTTGGGCTATAAGACTCGCAAGAAAGGTAAACTCAGTGATGCCTTGATTGTTCGTCGCCGTCGCAAGTCCTCGAAGCGCGGTAAGGGCGGACGTAACGCCTAATCATATATTTCCCCGCTACGCTGGCAAATATATATTCAAAGTTTTTACAGAGAGTACAAATTATGACGCGATCGCTAAAAAAAGGTCCTTTTGTTGCCGATCACTTAATGACCAAAATTGAGAAGCTGAACGCCAAAGGCGAAAAGCAAGTTATCAAAACATGGTCTCGCGCTTCCACCATTCTTCCTCAAATGATCGGGCATACAATTGCTTGTCACAACGGAAAACAGCACGTTCCTGTATATGTCACGGAGCAAATGGTAGGACACAAACTCGGTGAGTTTGCCCCTACTCGTACCTTCCGCGGTCATGCTAAGAGCGACAAAAAGGCCAAGAGATAGGTAGACAGGTAGTTAAAAATGATCCTCGCCCAAAACGAAATCCCTGCCGTAGCCAAATATATTCGGATGTCACCTCACAAGGTGCGTCGAGTACTCGACCAAATCCGTGGTCGTAGCTACCGCGAAGCATTGATGATTCTTGAGTTCATGCCCTATCGCTCCTGCGAACCAATTACGAAAGTATTGCGTTCTGCCGTTGCTAATGCTGAACATAATGCAGGACTTGATCCCGCATCCCTAGTAGTTAACCAAGCCTTTGCCGATATGGGACCTAGCCTCAAGCGCTTCCGTCCCCGCGCTCAAGGTCGCGCTTACCAAATCCGTAAGCCAACGTGCCACATTACGATCACCGTCAAACCATCGGAGGAAGAATAGGTATGGGTCAGAAGATTCACCCAACAGGGTTACGCCTCGGCATCACCAAGTCCCATCTTTCTCGTTGGTACGCTGATGTCAATCGCTACGGCATTCTCGCTGAAGAAGATAGCAAAATTCGTAAGTTTATCGAAAAGACTCTGAGTAATGCTGGTATCGCCGAAATCTTGATCGATCGCAAGGCTGATCAAGTAGATCTCGAAATCCGTACTGCTAGACCAGGTGTTGTCGTTGGTCGTGGTGGCGCTGGTATCGAACAATTACGTGTCGGACTAGTGAAACACCTTGAACAAGATGGTTCTCTGAAGAAGACAGGTACTAGCCAAGTTCGGATTAACGTCACTGAAGTAACCAGAGTTGATGCGGAAGCGCCTCTCATCGCTGAATACATCGCTCAGCAAATCGAACGTCGTGTTTCCTTCCGTCGTGTTGTTCGCCAAGCTATTCAAAGAGCTCAGCGTGCAGGTATCGAAGGAATCAAGGTGCAAATCAGTGGTCGCCTTAACGGTGCTGAAATCGCCAGAACTGAGTGGGTGCGTGAAGGTCGTGTTCCTCTGCATACATTGCGTGCTGACATCGACTATAGCTACAAAACTTCCAGAACTATTTATGGTGTTATTGGCATCAAAGTCTGGATCTTTAAAGGCGAAATTATTCAAGGCGAAGAAGCTCCTGCTCCTGCCGCACAACCCCGTCGCCGCCAGCAACGTCGTCCCCAATTTGAGGATCGTTCTAGCGCTGAAGGATAAACTTCTGTCATCTAGAGTTTTGAAACATGTTAAGTCCTAAACGTACAAAATTTCGTAAGCAGCAACGCGGTCGGATGGCGGGCCCTGCTACCAGAGGAACCGAGATCAACTTTGGTGATTACGCCATGCAGGCTTTAGAGCCTTCTTGGATTACCGCTCGTCAAATCGAGGCTGCTCGACGTGCCATGAACCGTTATATCCGTCGCGGTGGCAAGATTTGGATTCGTATTTTCCCAGACAAACCCGTAACCATGCGTCCTGCTGAAACCCGTATGGGTTCTGGTAAAGGTGCTCCTGAGTTTTGGGTGTCAGTGGTTAAGCCAGGTCGCATCATGTTTGAAGTAGCTGGCGTGACTGAAGAAACCGCAAGAGAGGCAATTCGCTTGGCGGCTGCCAAGATGCCAATCAAAACCAGATTCGTTATCCGTGAAAAGGAGTAAAAGATATGGCACTCCCAAAAGTCCAAGAAACTAGAGAGCTATCTGATGAAGAGTTGCAAGCTCAAGTCTTGTCTGTCAAGAAAGAGCTATTTGATCTGCGTTTCAAGCAGGCAACTAGACAACCCGTCCAGCCACATCAGTTCCAACATGCTAAGCATCGTTTGTCTCAACTGATGACCGTCGAACGCGAACGTCAGTCCAGAGCTTAAGAAAGCTATTTACAAAACATAGGAATTTTAGCAATGGCAGTTAAAGAAAAAGTTGGCGTTGTCGTCAGCGACAAAATGCAAAAAACGGTGGTTGTCGCGGTCGAAAACCGTACTTCCCACCCCAAATATGGAAAAATCGTGGTCAAAACGACTAAGTTTAAAGCCCACGATGAAGAAGATAAAACCCGTGAAGGCGATCGCGTCAAAATTCGGGAAACCCGTCCCCTCAGCCGTACAAAGCGATGGGAAGTTGTAGAGATTCTCTCATCTAGCTCGGAAGCATAAGCCATGATTCAACAAGAGTCTTATTTAAATGTGGCGGATAATAGTGGAGCTAAAAAACTACTATGTATCCGCGTGCTGGCTGGTGGTAACCGTGCCTTTGGCGGAGTTGGTGATGTGATTATCGCCACCGTTAAGGACGCAGCGCCCAACATGCCAGTTAAAAAATCGGATGTAGTTCGCGCTGTCATTGTTCGTACCAGAGCATCTATCAACCGTGAAAGCGGCATGAGAATTCGCTTTGACGACAATGCCGCCGTAATCATCAACCAAGACGGCAACCCCAAAGGAACCCGCGTATTTGGTCCAGTTGCGCGTGAGTTGAGGGATAAAAACTTCACCAAAATTATCTCCCTAGCGCCAGAGGTACTGTAATGTCATTCAAGTCAAAGCCTGCCTATCGCGGCAACCGCAATTCTTTCAAGATTCATGTCAAAAAAGATGATGTGGTTCAAGTAATTTCAGGAAGCTCTAAGGGAACTGTGGCTAAGGTACTACAAGTATTTCCCAAGGACAGCACCATCATTGTTGAAGGTGTTAATGTCAAGACTAAGCACATTAAGCCTCAGGCTGATGGTGAGTCTGGACAAACTATTACCCGCGAGTTTCCGATTCACAGTTCTAAAGTGTTGTTGTATTCCGAAAAGGAAAAGACCGCTAGCCGCTCTTGCTTCACCTTTACGGATGATGGCAAGAAAGTAAGAATGTTGAAAAAGACTGGTGAAATCGTCGATTCCGTCCAGACTGAAAAGAAGTAATTCTATATAACCTGACCAAGCCCAGGAAAACTCATCGAGGAAGATAAAATGCTAACAAGATTTACCGAAGTCTATAAAAATCAAGCTGTTCCCAAGTTAATGGAGCAGTTCAAGTACACCAACATCCATCAAGTTCCTACATTTGAAAAAGTAGTGATCAACCGTGGTCTCGGTGAAGCTGCTCAGAATGCTAAGTCCCTAGAAGCTTCTTTGATCGAAATTGCAACGATCGCTGGTCAAAAGCCCGTAGTAACCAGAGCCAAGAAAGCGATCGCAGGTTTCAAATTGCGTCAAGGAATGCCCGTCGGCATGATGGTCACACTCCGCCGCGACAAGATGAATAACTTTTTGGATCGTCTGATCAATTTCTCATTGCCTCGCATCCGTGATTTTCGCGGTGTTAGCCCTAAGAGCTTTGATGGACGCGGTAACTATACCCTCGGTGTTCGCGAGCAACTTATCTTCCCCGAAATCAGCTACGACAGTATTGAGCAAATTCGGGGGCTTGATATTTCCATCATCACCACTGCCAACACGGACGAAGAAGGACGTGCGCTCCTGAAAGCAGTTGGTATGCCCTTTAGAGAATCATAAGTAGATCGAATTAGGAGATAAGGATGGCTACCAACGACACCATCTCGGACATGCTTACCCGCATTCGCAATGCAACACTTGCAAAGCACCAGACAACCTCTATCCCTGCCACAAGGATGACGTTGAGCATTGCCCGAGTGATGAAACAAGAAGGTTTTATCGCAGATTTTGAAGAAACAGGCGAAAACATCGACCGCGCCTTGGTCGTCGCCCTCAAGTATGAAGGCAAGAATCGTCAATCGATTATCAAGCGCCTCAAGCGCGTCAGCAAACCTGGTTTACGGGTTTACTCAAACTCTAAAGAATTACCCCGTGTATTGGGTGGGATCGGCATTGCGATCATCTCCACCTCTAAAGGGATCATGACCGATCGCGAAGCCCGTAAACAGGGAGTCGGCGGTGAAGTCCTTTGCTATATCTGGTAATTCAGATCTTTTAGATTGCTTAATCTAGATCTGTAATTCAGGCTGTTAACTCAGCAAATAACATCACAAGCAACGGAAAACAGACATGTCTCGTATTGGAAAACGTCCCATTCCTCTTCCCCCTAAAGTTGCGGTCTCTATCGTAGGGCAAGAGGTTACTGTCAAAGGACCTAAAGGCGAACTTAAGCGTGTGTTGCCCAACACTGTAGAAATTCTGCAAGAAGAAAGCAACTTGATTGTCAACCGCGCTAATGAATCTCGTCCTGCAAAGCAACAGCACGGTCTTTTCCGCACCCTCGTTGCCAACATGGTCGAAGGTGTGTCAACTGGCTTTCAGCGCAAGTTGGAAATTCAAGGTGTTGGTTATCGTGCCAACCTAAACGGCAGCAATATTGTTCTTACTGTTGGCTATAGCCATACAGTTGACATCATTCCTCCCGTTGGAGTTTCACTTGGCGTTGAAGATGCTACGGGCAAAAAAGTCCCTCAAGGAACATTTATTGTCGTCGAAGGAATTGACAAAGAAATCGTCGGTAACTTAGCAGCAAAAATTCGCGCTGTACGTCCACCTGAAGTTTACAAAGGTAAGGGCATCCGCTACCTCGGCGAATTTGTCAGACGTAAGGCTGGTAAGACTGGTAAGAAGTAAGGATAAGATTTTCTGGCTTCTTTATTTAATCTTCTTAATTTTCGTAATCTTCATATATAAAAAACATGAGTGCTAATAGTCGTAGACAAGCAACCATAAGCCGCCACAAGCGAATTCGTAAAGGTATGTCGGGCACGCCCGAACGTCCCCGCTTGGCAATTTATCGCTCTAACAATCACATCGTGGCGCAAGTGATTGATGATGTAGCGCAGCATACGCTAGTCGCTGCATCGACCCGCGAATCCGATGTTCGTGAAGGTCTCAGCACTACTGCCAACTCTGAAGCTTCGGCTAAGGTTGGTGCTTTGATTGCTGAA
The Pseudanabaena sp. BC1403 genome window above contains:
- the rplP gene encoding 50S ribosomal protein L16, with the translated sequence MLSPKRTKFRKQQRGRMAGPATRGTEINFGDYAMQALEPSWITARQIEAARRAMNRYIRRGGKIWIRIFPDKPVTMRPAETRMGSGKGAPEFWVSVVKPGRIMFEVAGVTEETAREAIRLAAAKMPIKTRFVIREKE
- the rplD gene encoding 50S ribosomal protein L4, which produces MPTVIDWTGNEVGEVSLELRVAKEASAKGLVHRALVRQLANARQGTASSKTRAEVRGGGRKPFRQKGTGRARAGSTRSPLTRGGGAIFGPKPRDYETKMNRKERRLALRTAFISRSSDLIIVEDFAVNLAQPKTKELCQALERWGVTVGKKTLIITDRKEENIVLSARNIQNLQLIAADQLNMFDILNSEKIVATRSAIAKIHEVYGGDAKLVTEIVTTVEDAE
- the rplR gene encoding 50S ribosomal protein L18, whose product is MSANSRRQATISRHKRIRKGMSGTPERPRLAIYRSNNHIVAQVIDDVAQHTLVAASTRESDVREGLSTTANSEASAKVGALIAERAIAQGITKVVFDRGGNLYHGRVQALAEAAREAGLDF
- the rpmC gene encoding 50S ribosomal protein L29, with the translated sequence MALPKVQETRELSDEELQAQVLSVKKELFDLRFKQATRQPVQPHQFQHAKHRLSQLMTVERERQSRA
- the rpsQ gene encoding 30S ribosomal protein S17; amino-acid sequence: MAVKEKVGVVVSDKMQKTVVVAVENRTSHPKYGKIVVKTTKFKAHDEEDKTREGDRVKIRETRPLSRTKRWEVVEILSSSSEA
- the rpsS gene encoding 30S ribosomal protein S19, whose product is MTRSLKKGPFVADHLMTKIEKLNAKGEKQVIKTWSRASTILPQMIGHTIACHNGKQHVPVYVTEQMVGHKLGEFAPTRTFRGHAKSDKKAKR
- the rplX gene encoding 50S ribosomal protein L24; protein product: MSFKSKPAYRGNRNSFKIHVKKDDVVQVISGSSKGTVAKVLQVFPKDSTIIVEGVNVKTKHIKPQADGESGQTITREFPIHSSKVLLYSEKEKTASRSCFTFTDDGKKVRMLKKTGEIVDSVQTEKK
- a CDS encoding 50S ribosomal protein L23, encoding MAKIPTEFDPRRLPDIIRRPLLNEKATRQLESNKYTFDVFHDATKPEIKAAIESLFSVTVKKVNTHNPPAQARRIGKFAGKRAQIKRAIVTLAEGSKIDLFPDV
- the rplC gene encoding 50S ribosomal protein L3, yielding MTVGILGTKLGMTQVFDSDGNAVPVTVVLAGPCTITQVKTETKEGYKAIQIGYGKTREKLLSKPELGHLKVSGAEPVKHLREYRLDNVSDFTIGQTLDVSQFKDGDIVDVIGTSIGKGFAGYQKRHNFARGPMAHGSKNHRQPGSTGAGTTPGRVYPGKRMAGRLGGKQITVKKLTIVKVDAANNVLLIKGAVPGKPGALLNVIPTVIIGKAK
- the rplN gene encoding 50S ribosomal protein L14 produces the protein MIQQESYLNVADNSGAKKLLCIRVLAGGNRAFGGVGDVIIATVKDAAPNMPVKKSDVVRAVIVRTRASINRESGMRIRFDDNAAVIINQDGNPKGTRVFGPVARELRDKNFTKIISLAPEVL
- the rplB gene encoding 50S ribosomal protein L2, which translates into the protein MGVRAYKPYTASTRQTVVSDFSEITKSEPEKSLTSHVHRKRGRNNRGVITSRRRGGGHKRLYRIIDFKRNKRDIIAEVIAIEYDPNRTSRIALLQYEDGEKRYILAPKGISVGNKILAGSSNVPFEIGNAMPLVNIPLGTIVHNVELVPGKGGQIVRSAGAGAQIAAKEGDFVTLKLPSSEVRLIRKDCFATIGQVGNLDHSNTSLGKAGRSRWLNRRPKVRGMAMNPIDHPHGGGEGCAPVGRSGPVTPWGKPTLGYKTRKKGKLSDALIVRRRRKSSKRGKGGRNA
- the rpsH gene encoding 30S ribosomal protein S8, translating into MATNDTISDMLTRIRNATLAKHQTTSIPATRMTLSIARVMKQEGFIADFEETGENIDRALVVALKYEGKNRQSIIKRLKRVSKPGLRVYSNSKELPRVLGGIGIAIISTSKGIMTDREARKQGVGGEVLCYIW
- the rplV gene encoding 50S ribosomal protein L22, producing MILAQNEIPAVAKYIRMSPHKVRRVLDQIRGRSYREALMILEFMPYRSCEPITKVLRSAVANAEHNAGLDPASLVVNQAFADMGPSLKRFRPRAQGRAYQIRKPTCHITITVKPSEEE
- the rplE gene encoding 50S ribosomal protein L5, with translation MLTRFTEVYKNQAVPKLMEQFKYTNIHQVPTFEKVVINRGLGEAAQNAKSLEASLIEIATIAGQKPVVTRAKKAIAGFKLRQGMPVGMMVTLRRDKMNNFLDRLINFSLPRIRDFRGVSPKSFDGRGNYTLGVREQLIFPEISYDSIEQIRGLDISIITTANTDEEGRALLKAVGMPFRES
- the rpsC gene encoding 30S ribosomal protein S3, whose translation is MGQKIHPTGLRLGITKSHLSRWYADVNRYGILAEEDSKIRKFIEKTLSNAGIAEILIDRKADQVDLEIRTARPGVVVGRGGAGIEQLRVGLVKHLEQDGSLKKTGTSQVRINVTEVTRVDAEAPLIAEYIAQQIERRVSFRRVVRQAIQRAQRAGIEGIKVQISGRLNGAEIARTEWVREGRVPLHTLRADIDYSYKTSRTIYGVIGIKVWIFKGEIIQGEEAPAPAAQPRRRQQRRPQFEDRSSAEG
- the rplF gene encoding 50S ribosomal protein L6 codes for the protein MSRIGKRPIPLPPKVAVSIVGQEVTVKGPKGELKRVLPNTVEILQEESNLIVNRANESRPAKQQHGLFRTLVANMVEGVSTGFQRKLEIQGVGYRANLNGSNIVLTVGYSHTVDIIPPVGVSLGVEDATGKKVPQGTFIVVEGIDKEIVGNLAAKIRAVRPPEVYKGKGIRYLGEFVRRKAGKTGKK